The Aeromicrobium yanjiei DNA segment GCGCTGCTCAGCGCGACGTGAAGGCCCTCACGAGCCGCTGCGCCTCGTCGGTCGTGACCGCGGCCGCGATCGTCGCGGACTCGTCCGCACCCGTCTGCGGCCCCGTGAGGTCCCAGGCGCCGCGGATCAGGCGCTTGGCCTGGCCCAGTGCGGCGGGCGCGCTGTCGGCCCAGGTGCGGGCCATGTCCTCGACCGCGGGCTCGAGCTCGTCGTCGGCCACGACCGTCGTGACGAGTCCCCAGTCGCGGGCCTCGGGCGCCGTGAGCACCCGGCCGGTCAGGGCGAACTCCAGCGCACGCTGCTGGCCGATCGCGCGGGGCACGAGATAGGAGACCCCGCAGTCCGGCGTCATGCCGATGCCCGGGTAGGCCATGACGAACTTGGTCGACTCCGCGGCAATGATCACGTCTGCGCTGAGCATGACGCCGAGACCTGCACCGGCCACGGCACCGCGCACGCCGGCGACGACCGGCTTGGGCGTGTCGGCCAGCGCCCGCAGCGCCGCCTCGAGCACCGTCGCCAGCTCGAGCAGGTAGGCCGACGGGTCGTCTGCGGCGAGGAACGAGCGGACGTCGCCGCCGGCGCAGAACCGCTTGCCCTGAGCCGTCAGCGTGATCGCGCGGACGTCGTCGCCGGCCAGGCCCTCGACCGCCGCGGCCATGTCACGGGCGGCCGGCAGGTCGAATGCGTTGGCCTGGTCGGGTCGGGTGAGGACGATGTGCGCGACGCCGTCGGCGATGTCGAGGTTCACTGCGGCCATGGGTCCTGCCTTCGTGCTGGGAGTCGTGGGCGATCCCAGCCTAGGGGCGGTCCCGGCCGCGCTACTTGTCGGCCGTGG contains these protein-coding regions:
- a CDS encoding enoyl-CoA hydratase/isomerase family protein, producing the protein MAAVNLDIADGVAHIVLTRPDQANAFDLPAARDMAAAVEGLAGDDVRAITLTAQGKRFCAGGDVRSFLAADDPSAYLLELATVLEAALRALADTPKPVVAGVRGAVAGAGLGVMLSADVIIAAESTKFVMAYPGIGMTPDCGVSYLVPRAIGQQRALEFALTGRVLTAPEARDWGLVTTVVADDELEPAVEDMARTWADSAPAALGQAKRLIRGAWDLTGPQTGADESATIAAAVTTDEAQRLVRAFTSR